A genomic window from Candidatus Poribacteria bacterium includes:
- a CDS encoding cupin domain-containing protein, which translates to MEITLTNSNEAGALEFPWGAIKWLCNDQIDPEAEMTFGVVYINAGEGNPTHYHPNCEELIYVLSGECDHKLGDEVIPLRPGMMLRIPRNVKHNAVNTGWQPVTMIICYSDADRQTIFEE; encoded by the coding sequence ATGGAAATAACCTTAACTAATAGCAACGAGGCAGGTGCCCTCGAATTCCCTTGGGGAGCGATTAAATGGCTCTGCAATGACCAAATTGACCCAGAAGCCGAGATGACTTTCGGAGTCGTCTACATTAACGCTGGCGAAGGGAATCCTACCCACTACCATCCGAACTGTGAGGAACTCATCTATGTACTCTCCGGTGAGTGCGACCACAAGCTCGGAGATGAAGTTATTCCGCTCAGACCTGGCATGATGTTGCGTATTCCGCGCAATGTCAAACATAATGCTGTCAACACCGGTTGGCAACCTGTGACGATGATCATCTGCTATTCGGATGCTGACCGACAAACCATCTTTGAAGAGTAA
- a CDS encoding phosphoribosylanthranilate isomerase encodes MSKESRCSVKICGITSIHDARLAADAGADYAGVLVDVAVSERTRATAEAVEIASESPIPTVLLLYNRTTSDIQAVVSQVHPFAVQLLGQESPQQVEALKNTVACQLWKSVYLPAGSPENVDMPAVRAEMQAYRDAGADFLLFDSVDMSLEKPRYGGTGKTCDWNIAAELIAESPLPVFFAGGIRPENVKTAIETIRPHGIDLCSGVEASKGVKDPQKLVQLMEQVERAS; translated from the coding sequence ATGTCTAAGGAATCCCGCTGCAGTGTCAAAATCTGTGGCATAACCTCTATCCATGATGCTCGACTTGCCGCTGACGCGGGCGCGGATTATGCCGGTGTGTTAGTTGATGTTGCCGTATCTGAACGGACACGCGCCACTGCCGAAGCCGTCGAAATCGCAAGCGAGAGCCCTATCCCAACCGTTCTTTTACTATACAATCGTACGACATCCGACATCCAAGCGGTGGTGTCGCAGGTTCACCCGTTCGCCGTTCAACTTCTTGGGCAAGAGTCGCCACAACAGGTTGAAGCACTTAAAAATACTGTGGCATGTCAACTCTGGAAGTCGGTTTATCTACCTGCAGGGAGTCCTGAGAATGTGGATATGCCTGCTGTCCGTGCTGAGATGCAAGCCTATAGGGATGCCGGTGCTGACTTCCTTTTATTTGATAGTGTTGACATGAGTCTGGAGAAACCGAGATATGGTGGTACCGGCAAAACTTGTGATTGGAATATCGCCGCTGAACTCATCGCGGAAAGTCCGTTACCGGTCTTCTTTGCAGGTGGGATTCGTCCAGAGAACGTCAAGACCGCGATTGAGACGATCCGTCCGCACGGTATAGATCTCTGTTCCGGTGTTGAAGCCTCGAAAGGGGTCAAAGACCCGCAAAAATTGGTACAACTGATGGAACAGGTCGAGCGAGCATCTTAG